TCTTACTTTTGTTAAGTAGATATGGACGTTGTTTTGTGTTATAAATACAGCTTGAGTCTTCTGAAAGTGTCCTACAAGATGCTGCTTCATCTATGTCTGTGATGACTGAGTTTAAGCAGGAAGTATCTTCCCTTCATAACATCATAAGGGATATTCAGAGCAATGAACAGACTCTCTCTATAAAGATGCAGAGCATTAATGAGAAGTTTCAAAATACTACAAATTCCTGGAGAAGAAGCTTGGACGAAATGAACACAAACACTAGTGGAATAAAATCTGAAGCAAAGTTCATACATACAGAAGTTACTTCCCAAATTAATGAAGTTGACCAAAGAATTAAATCCctttcagaaagattaaaagattTGGAAGACAGCACAGccagaaatattaaaacagtaaaaaggcAAGAAGATGAGGAATTCGCTAGAGTTGAACAAAAGTTGGATTTACACGCAAAGGCAGTCGAGAAGCTAGAAGAGGAACAGAATAGTCTGTTAGCCAAGGACGCAGACCTCAATCAGAAACTTGCAGCCTATGAACCTAAAATTGAGGAGTGCAAGACCTATTTGCCAACAATTGAAAATGCTATTCATTCTATTCTTAGACTATCAAGTGAATTGCTAACTATGGAGAAAAAGATAGAGGGATTAACAACAAAGCTGTATACTGTGGAAAACAATATGTTGAAAACTGTCTCTGATACAATGATGATGCAAAACATTCTTGAAGGCATGCAGTACAACGGCAGCATAttgaaactgcaaaataaaacagtggtTTTAGAAGAAGTAGTACCTGACATAAAAGTATCTTCAAGTGCTGAAGGAATAACTTTAGAAGGCTCTAAGTTAAAAAATGACCAGGATGGGGATAAGTGAATTTGGACTAAGGGTTTTCATTAATGAAAAAGCACTTTAATAGTTTATTTATAATTTGACTCCAGCAtatggggggaggagggagggaggctgaggggggaaaTACAGACATCAGATTAAAAtttgtaatttatatttcatttccattaaaaagaaaaaaactttggTTTTTATGTTGTTACTTCTTGTTACCGTATTCCATGGACTTCGTAACACAATGAACTAGGTTCTTGGCTCTAGACAGCTGTACACTGTagataatttttaatatgttacATATATCATAACGTTTTTGTGCTTACGATACCGACTTCTCAAGGGGAAGTGGGAATCTCCGCATGTTATTATATGCAAGAAAGCACGAAATACATATTTAACAGCTGATGCTGAATTTTAGGTACAACAGCACTATAGAAAACACTAGTAAAGTACCCCTTACTGAGAACCGTGAATTTTATTGGTACTTATAGGTGGGGGGTATATAGCAGCTGGtgttatcttttatttctttgacttCATGCAAACAGCCTCATTAGACTTCACCTCCatccttttccttcctaaacTCAGTCACGGTTTTGTTCTCCCATTGAAGTCTTTGGACTAAGTATAGACTGAAGTCCTTATTCCTGCTGGGATTCttattccattatttcttttgcaagttCAGTGTGATCAGTCATTGTATTAGACTGAGAggtttttttattgctgttagaAATGTTACGAGTTTTCCTCTATAGAATGTTCTCATTTAGGCATAACATAACTTGTTTGGCATTGGTTTGCAtttcaaaggagaagaaactgtTGACAGTGTCAACTGACACTGTTCCTAAACTTTGGTGAAACAAGGGCTGCAATTCACAGAAGCCATTGATTTTATGCGCTTCTGgtggggggttgggggtgggAATCTATTCATAGATCAGTTTACACAGGGTATAGTGCTATATTATAGGGCTGGTAGCTATATATTGAAATTTGGGTCTGAGGACCACCGTAATTTTGTGTCTACAGACATACATCTTGGTAATGTCCATTTCCTGAATTCTGGGAAGGAAATTGCTTAGTAGGCAGTATGAATGTATAATGTTTATGAATTAATTTAAGTTATTCAATTTTTCTACATTCGTTTGTACTGAATTATTCTCTAAGTAGTTAATGCTGCACATTGATGATACTAATTAAACTTGTACTTCTCAATGCTAAGAAAGCAGTTTCATATATTTATTGCTTGGGTACAGATTACATCTGTTTACAGttattcaataaaaatacattgcagtGTATCACCCTGTCCTGGTGCATAATCTAATTGAAAATGAATTGGTCTTCCAGAAAAGAGTGCAGAATACATACTTTAATGTTCAGtgtttgattaaaaatactataaatatatactatactaaaatattttttaaatattcttcacAAGTgtgttttactgtgtttttatttcatctctgcTTGGAGAAGGGTGGTAACACACCAATGGTATGGTCCCCAATTTAATGCCTTCCATCATCACAGTCTGTGTTAAAAATTGAATATACATAAGATGGAACAGGAAATCCTCATCTTTAGGAGGCGTTAACTAGGAAACCCAG
This is a stretch of genomic DNA from Cygnus atratus isolate AKBS03 ecotype Queensland, Australia chromosome 1, CAtr_DNAZoo_HiC_assembly, whole genome shotgun sequence. It encodes these proteins:
- the IKBIP gene encoding inhibitor of nuclear factor kappa-B kinase-interacting protein isoform X1, coding for MSEVKQRKKGISSSKTNEDSQKLEKHSNRGKLASPRMSNNQSPFWIDSRTALNVIFLAACLVLTWFLFQQSGRFADMEKRYNFLQQEAEKILDVENKVNLISEKLESSESVLQDAASSMSVMTEFKQEVSSLHNIIRDIQSNEQTLSIKMQSINEKFQNTTNSWRRSLDEMNTNTSGIKSEAKFIHTEVTSQINEVDQRIKSLSERLKDLEDSTARNIKTVKRQEDEEFARVEQKLDLHAKAVEKLEEEQNSLLAKDADLNQKLAAYEPKIEECKTYLPTIENAIHSILRLSSELLTMEKKIEGLTTKLYTVENNMLKTVSDTMMMQNILEGMQYNGSILKLQNKTVVLEEVVPDIKVSSSAEGITLEGSKLKNDQDGDK